A DNA window from Aspergillus nidulans FGSC A4 chromosome I contains the following coding sequences:
- a CDS encoding DUF803 domain membrane protein (transcript_id=CADANIAT00006690): MDLSPRSGISSGGDRPPAYKAIGISLAVASGVFIGVSFVLKKVGLLRANVKYNEEAGEGYGYLKNLWWWSGMTLMIIGEICNFVAYAFVDAILVTPLGALSVVITTILSAIFLKERLSFVGKVGCFSCILGSVVIALNAPEQSSVADIQDMKKYVIAPGFLSYAGVIIVACAITAIWAGPRYGKRSMFVYISICSLIGGLSVVATQGLGAALLAQINGEAQFKEWFMYVLLVFVVATLLTEIIYLNKALNIFNAALVTPTYYVFFTSSTIISSAILFRGFKGTGTQIASVILGFLQICAGVVLLQLSKSAKDVPDAAVFKGDLDQVREVATQEEPEFEPKADAIRGTAAIIRRLSTPRRNVEAEEARRYLRERQEDQLRPPADNEIVEWDGLRRRKTVLSEKSQRRTPTPLPPLGMSRFPDDLSEDSHNTSPSVHTFMNEVRSRTSSIMSSPWRPIPGDQQTHGPVLEPDPKVVDTSYPGQHPPRAVSWVDEEQDQSHLAAPAPPPHRHFSFQKIFSRAKSPVDPSSADSRSHTRSRSPRGILRRGHMRNMTSEEEHLGLVQGDKVSGYTNEDEKHERTRTNIQSNHDEDDYETYNYDTYDYYDDGKLDDLPSGRRLDSHSSLYPPRLRLNPLSPLPDNESALDVSHIRNDQQQYQPQPEQQQPLESSKGSLLTIPRRQSGWRRQDSASSG, encoded by the exons ATGGATCTCTCCCCTCGTTCTGGCATCAGTTCCGGCGGTGACCGTCCCCCAGCGTACAAAGCGATTGGAATATCACTAGCCGTCGCCTCTGGCGTCTTTATTGGGGTTTCATTCGTACTGAAAAAAGTTGGTCTCCTGCGGGCGAATGTCAAATACAATGAGGAAGCTGGCGAAGGATATGGCTACCTCAAGAATCTGTGGTGGTGGTCGGGCATGACGCTCATGATCATTGGCGAGATCTGCAATTTTGTGGCATATGCTTTTGTTGACGCCATCCTGGTGACGCCTCTAGGCGCTCTCTCGGTAGTGATCACAACAATTTTGTCCGCCATCTTTCTCAAGGAGCGCCTGAGTTTCGTGGGGAAAGTGGGCTGTTTTTCCTGTATCCTGGGCTCAGTAGTCATTGCGTTGAATGCGCCTGAGCAGTCGTCGGTTGCGGACATCCAGGATATGAAGAAGTATGTTATAGCGCCGGGGTTCCTGTCGTACGCCGGAGTCATCATTGTGGCGTGCGCCATAACAGCTATATGGGCAGGGCCGCGGTACGGCAAGCGGAGCATGTTCGTCTACATCAGCATCTGCAGTCTCATTGGAGGCTTGAGTGTAGTAGCGACTCAGGGCTTGGGAGCTGCACTTCTAGCTCAAATCAACGGCGAGGCCCAGTTCAAAGAGTGGTTTATGTATGTGTTGCTCGTATTTGTGGTTGCAACATTATTGACCGAGATCATATATCTCAAC AAAGCCCTGAACATCTTTAACGCCGCTCTGGTTACGCCCACTTACtacgtcttcttcaccagctcgACCATTATTTCCTCTGCGATCCTTTTCCGGGGCTTCAAAGGGACAGGCACGCAAATTGCTTCTGTCATCTTGGGATTCCTACAAATCTGCGCTGGAGTGGTGTTGCTACAATTGTCGAAATCCGCCAAAGATGTCCCTGACGCCGCCGTCTTCAAAGGTGACCTCGATCAAGTCCGTGAAGTTGCAACGCAAGAAGAGCCTGAATTCGAGCCAAAAGCCGACGCCATCCGTGGCACAGCCGCTATCATTCGCCGCCTATCTACTCCCCGCCGCAatgtcgaggccgaggaagcACGTCGCTATCTCCGTGAGAGACAAGAAGACCAGCTCAGACCACCCGCTGACAACGAGATTGTCGAATGGGACGgcttgcgcaggcgcaagaCCGTTCTTTCTGAAAAGTCCCAGAGGCGCACACCTACTCCTCTACCTCCGCTAGGAATGTCTCGCTTCCCGGATGACTTGTCCGAAGACTCCCACAATACCTCCCCCAGTGTGCATACGTTTATGAACGAGGTTCGATCGCGGACGTCTAGCATCATGAGCTCCCCGTGGAGACCTATCCCTGGAGACCAACAAACGCATGGGCCGGTGTTGGAACCAGATCCCAAAGTTGTCGATACCAGCTACCCTGGGCAACATCCTCCTAGGGCTGTCTCATGGGTggacgaagagcaagaccaaTCGCACCTAGCTGCGCCAGCACCTCCGCCGCATCGTCATTTCTCATTCCAGAAGATCTTCAGCAGAGCTAAGTCACCTGTTGACCCATCATCAGCAgacagccgcagccacaCCCGCAGTCGCAGCCCCAGAGGCATTCTGCGCCGCGGACACATGCGGAATATGACGTCCGAAGAGGAGCACCTAGGACTTGTTCAGGGAGACAAAGTTTCCGGATACACGAACGAGGATGAGAAACACGAACGAACACGCACGAATATACAGAGTAaccatgatgaagatgactATGAGACCTACAATTACGATACGTATGACTACTATGATGACGGAAAATTGGACGATCTGCCCTCTGGCCGGCGCCTAGACTCCCATTCATCTCTTTACCCCCCTCGACTCCGACTAAACCCGCTATCGCCATTACCGGATAACGAGTCCGCACTAGATGTGTCTCATATTAGAAACGACCAACAACAGTATCAACCACAGCCGGAGCAACAGCAGCCCCTAGAAAGTAGTAAAGGATCGTTGCTAACCATTCCACGGAGGCAGAGTGGGTGGCGCCGGCAAGATTCGGCAAGCAGCGGGTAG
- a CDS encoding uncharacterized protein (transcript_id=CADANIAT00006691): protein MPPPTKTAAQSNHRLFDPWNSASSGHQHSEVNPGTAWRRTREAKLAQQFRSGDCTISSFVYDGVNRVYEKGEWEWDWGGDARGGRGGDRRGGKSTGRGRTAVSPDSKQRDIRSMLGIGKGGSSSGSGQPSTQLPTQSHEPIPDPMDLAPGAFSGTTTSNVATAPLQKHPQSQCQSNAATSTPPESTIFRGATIYINGRTAPLISDHKLKSLLVAHGATLALSISRRVTHIIIGKPNAGPGRGGAGGGLAAGKIQEELARGGWRGIRIVGVEWYVTA from the exons ATGCCGCCGCCAACTAAGACAGCAGCACAATCAAATCACCGCCTCTTCGACCCCTGGAACTCGGCCTCATCCGGCCACCAGCACTCCGAAGTGAATCCCGGTACAGCATGGCGACGCACCCGCGAAGCAAAACTCGCCCAACAGTTCCGCTCCGGCGACTGCACGATCAGCTCGTTTGTGTATGACGGCGTGAACAGGGTGTATGAGAAGGGTGAGTGGGAGTGGGATTGGGGGGGTGATGCGAGAGGGGGACGAGGCGGGGATAGGCGGGGAGGTAAAAGCACTGGGAGGGGAAGGACAGCGGTTAGCCCGGATTCGAAGCAGAGAGATATCAGGAGCATGTTGGGCATTGGAAAGGGGGGTTCTTCCTCTGGGTCCGG CCAACCCTCTACGCAATTGCCAACACAGTCTCACGAACCCATCCCCGACCCCATGGACCTCGCACCCGGCGCATTCAGCGGAACTACCACATCTAACGTAGCTACAGCCCCTCTCCAGAAACATCCTCAATCCCAATGCCAATCAAACGCAGCCACGAGCACTCCCCCGGAATCAACCATCTTTCGCGGCGCTACAATCTACATAAACGGGCGAACAGCGCCACTCATCTCAGACCACAAGCTCAAATCCCTTCTCGTTGCGCACGGCGCAACACTAGCCCTCTCAATCTCCCGCCGCGTAACACATATCATAATCGGGAAGCCGAATGCTGGCCCGGGGCGCGGCGGCGCGGGAGGCGGGCTGGCGGCTGGGAAGATCCAAGAGGAGTTGGCGAGGGGCGGATGGAGGGGGATAAGGATAGTGGGAGTTGAGTGGTATGTTACTGCGTAA
- a CDS encoding cytochrome c oxidase assembly protein (transcript_id=CADANIAT00006692) gives MFSRLTPPWGWSLSPGAGAARSVLSQAKGLAPGRRYFSRNSWLNQSPSAPFNTPQSQKRNASTMYYTISIILGTVSLAYGSVPLYKMICQQTGWNGQPVLTHRAGDGDTSSRVTPVTDSRRLRITFNGSVSDVLPWKFTPQQREVRVLPGETALAFYTATNKGPTDIIGVATYSVTPGQVAPYFSKIQCFCFEEQKLNAGESVDMPVFFFIDPDFVTDPAMKGIDTITLSYTFFKARYDDNGVLKPIAGN, from the exons ATGTTTTCTCGACTGACACCTCCATGGGGATGGTCCTTATCCCCAGGAGCCGGCGCTGCCCGGTCTGTGCTCTCACAAGCTAAGGGATTGGCTCCAGGGCGGAGATATTTTTCGCGCAATTCCTGGCTAAATCAGTCGCCGTCGGCACCGTTCAATACGCCCCAGTCACAGAAGCGAAATGCTTCCACGAT GTATTATACGATCAGTATAATCCTCGGCACAGTCTCCCTCGCCTACGGCTCCGTCCCATTGTATAAAATG ATCTGCCAACAAACCGGCTGGAACGGGCAACCTGTTCTCACACACCGCGCAGGAGACGGCGACACATCATCGCGCGTCACCCCGGTGACTGACTCGCGCCGCCTGCGGATCACGTTCAATGGCTCCGTGTCAGATGTACTACCTTGGAAATTTACACCGCAGCAGCGCGAGGTCCGCGTACTTCCCGGCGAGACGGCACTTGCATTCTACACGGCGACAAACAAGGGCCCTACGGATATCATCGGAGTTGCGACATATAGCGTCACGCCGGGCCAAGTCGCTCCGTATTTTAGCAAGATTCAGTGCTTTTGCTTTGAGGAGCAGAAGTTAAATGCGGGGGAGTCGGTTGACATGCcggttttctttttcattgACCCGGATTTTGTCACGGATCCGGCAATGAAGGGAATTGATACGATTACGCTTTCTTATACGTTCTTTA AAGCGCGATATGATGACAATGGTGTGCTTAAGCCCATTGCAGGCAACTGA
- a CDS encoding uncharacterized protein (transcript_id=CADANIAT00006693): MDSAALIRRRHRTTQLLQPVLRAYALGYLSSATPKIISCLRRLWINNDLSYRQRFYELLRVLAGPLRLESFPTFCAALVGGSTLLPILALRVLQTACRRLGSDFKSLNFKSVSQLIQFAAAFVSAWFSFQILNRRPVTLQTVSGKPQDGIGQETTALQPTPQLYPHRQTQFGGRTMDLTLFTFTRALDSMACIVWSWVQHKRRGGHGWSKAIPVIPGLADSAVFASSAAVVMWAWFYSPERLPRSYGKWIGEVAKVDERLIEALRRARRGIFVYGKDTGQAPLLESMCKDFGWPTAWGDPARTIPIPCEMVHMGCGPSCEKHAVSRFLRTFKFACATYIPLQTAFRIRSMKSADRTRLGPRLFSRETVTPQMWDSGLCVGAGCVMCGWSILVEHAKKRQEIALFVAPRAAATVLPRFYDQKYLYRERTMFAISAAVLLTCLKESPDMVRGVFGKIGRSVVN, encoded by the exons ATGGATTCTGCTGCGCTCATTCGCAGGCGCCATAGAACCACGCAACTACTCCAGCC CGTTCTGCGGGCTTATGCGCTGGGTTATCTGTCTTCGGCCACACCCAAAATCATATCGTGCCTACGGCGACTTTGGATCAATAATGACTTGAGCTACCGACAGAGATTCTACGAG CTACTCCGAGTTCTAGCGGGACCTTTACGCTTGGAAAGTTTCCCAACTTTCTGTGCAGCGCTTGTTGGGGGCTCAACTCTGCTCCCAATCCTGGCTTTGAGAGTCTTACAAACGGCTTGTCGTAGACTTGGCTCGGACTTCAAGAGCTTAAACTTCAAGAGTGTATCTCAATTGATCCAATTTGCTGCTGCATTTGTATCTGCCTGGTTCAGTTTCCAGATTCTGAATCGGCGGCCTGTCACTTTACAGACAGTGTCCGGAAAGCCCCAGGATGGCATTGGTCAGGAAACAactgctcttcagccaacGCCCCAGCTATATCCGCATCGCCAGACTCAATTCGGTGGGAGAACCATGGACCTTACCCTCTTCACGTTCACTCGCGCACTAGATTCCATGGCCTGCATCGTTTGGAGCTGGGTTCAACATAAGCGGAGAGGTGGCCATGGCTGGAGTAAGGCAATCCCGGTTATTCCTGGACTCGCAGACTCTGCTGTCTTTGCTTCAAGTGCGGCAGTAGTAATGTGGGCTTGGTTTTATTCCCCTGAAAGGCTGCCGAGATCATATGGAAAATGGATTGGAGAGGTCGCCAAGGTGGATGAGCGTTTGATTGAGGCTCTTCGCCGGGCGCGGAGAGGTATCTTTGTCTACGGAAAAGATACTGGACAGGCTCCGCTATTGGAATCCATGTGCAAGGACTTTGGCTGGCCTACCGCTTGGGGCGACCCTGCTCGAACCATTCCCATTCCCTGTGAAATGGTGCACATGGGGTGCGGCCCTAGCTGCGAGAAGCACGCTGTCTCTCGGTTTCTTAGAACGTTTAAGTTTGCATGTGCAACCTACATCCCTTTGCAAACCGCTTTCCGTATACGCTCGATGAAGTCAGCGGA CCGAACAAGGCTGGGGCCCAGACTTTTCAGTAGAGAAACGGTGACACCGCAGATGTGGGATTCTGGACTTTGCGTCGGTGCCGGATGTGTTATGTGTGGTTGGAGCATTCTTGTCGAACATGCAAAGAAGCGGCAGGAGATCGCATTGTTTGTGGCACCCAGGGCTGCAGCAACTGTCCTACCCAGGTTTTATGATCAGAAG TATTTATATCGGGAGCGTACTATGTTCGCCATCAGTGCGGCTGTCCTTCTTACCTGTCTCAAAGAAAGCCCCGACATGGTTCGAGGAGTCTTTGGCAAGATTGGACGAAGTGTCGTGAATTGA
- a CDS encoding basic helix-loop-helix domain-containing protein (transcript_id=CADANIAT00006694): MSINPPNGTQGRHARNNSALPFGSSPVGPPLLDDTETNMLDNFLTTINSNPFANDYWFSDSQNDANNSLGLPGFDWSTELPPTFQGSTSSLPPFHPPSSSHRSVEKSLGIAPEHANSEVMAAASMLYQNGMNGPEISTAFGNQPLAFSNVDYSQLKGSGKERKQDGRMPEKGTGISRTHLPAGYHTTKMFFDVPEPISTEQQLITKAQPLHWGSDSSFMDRGYLAPPDQPDEEQRTKEMMEKLECLERQSSATNTRAPTPDRHVNQQPVPLFEPDAINHLNGLRKDYGDSIEDLSYPKKKQRLLIKEEDDENSDGNTSRQRCKRSKGPGRRPSTDGVRKSKPSQGSKPRENLTEEQKRSNHIHSEQKRRNLIKQGFDDLCTLVPGLRGGGFSKSAVLTQAADWLEDIIKGNQALRLQLAQLPDLSTMDNSMMRPRT; the protein is encoded by the exons ATGAGCATCAATCCCCCAAATGGCACACAAGGCCGACATGCACGCAATAACTCAGCGCTGCCGTTTGGCT cttcACCTGTCGGCCCACCGCTCCTTGATGATACCGAAACGAATATGCTTGATAACTTCCTTACGACGATAAATTCCAATCCTTTCGCAAACGACTACTGGTTTTCAGACTCCCAAAATGACGCTAACAACTCTCTTGGCTTGCCGGGGTTTGACTGGTCGACCGAACTGCCGCCAACATTCCAAGGCTCTACGTCGTCTCTACCCCCTTTTCACccgccgtcgtcatcgcATCGAAGCGTTGAAAAGTCCCTTGGAATTGCGCCCGAGCATGCGAACTCAGAAGTgatggctgcggcttctATGCTCTACCAGAATGGAATGAACGGGCCCGAGATTAGCACGGCTTTTGGGAATCAACCGCTCGCATTTTCCAATGTCGATTACTCACAGCTCAAGGGGAGCGGTAAGGAGCGGAAACAGGACGGCCGTATGCCGGAGAAAGGGACTGGTATATCTCGAACACATCTACCCGCTGGGTACCATACAACGAAGATGTTCTTCGACGTGCCTGAGCCGATTTCAACAGAGCAACAATTAATCACCAAAGCTCAACCTCTCCACTGGGGCTCCGATTCTAGTTTCATGGATAGGGGATATTTGGCGCCCCCTGATCAGCCTGATGAGGAACAACGGACAAAGGAAATGATGGAGAAATTGGAATGCCTTGAACGACAAAGTAGCGCCACCAATACACGAGCACCTACGCCTGATCGACACGTAAATCAACAACCGGTTCCCTTGTTTGAGCCTGACGCTATCAATCATCTTAACGGACTGAGGAAAGATTACGGCGACAGTATCGAAGATTTATCATatccgaagaagaaacagcgACTGCTgatcaaagaagaagacgatgagaaCTCGGACGGGAATACTTCCAGGCAACGCTGCAAACGCTCGAAGGGTCCGGGAAGGCGACCTTCCACTGATGGTGTGCGGAAGTCGAAACCATCGCAAGGCTCAAAACCACGAGAGAACTTGACGGAGGAGCAAAAGCGAAGCAATCATATACACTCGGagcagaagcggagaaaTCTTATCAAACAAGGATTTGATGATCTGTGCACGCTTGTTCCTGGGTTAAGAGGTGGCGGGTTCAGCAAGAGCGCCGTTCTCACTCAAGCCGCCGACTGGTTGGAAGATATCATTAAGGGCAACCAGGCCCTGAGGTTACAACTAGCACAACTTCCGGATCTGAGTACCATGGACAACTCGATGATGCGGCCACGAACATGA
- a CDS encoding uncharacterized protein (transcript_id=CADANIAT00006695) — protein sequence MPAKRKHSGNALDQDNDSRRKRSYAYLKPQVRHISERTIKSKWSTLPEPMQDKIRDMLQALERPVIVRQQNERKRYEAQAAVQAVVKNLGKRLPRMPFPPMTKDSVFEYEAALKEHSALEASLSTMNDSIVLLNNEIAKEEAFLAKETKQLQEMEKNAKRAEAERRRLMKNEHPALRQLRDVREQQIEAPSGFNLSHAKGSQLDFSELEADPEASSLLKQLNNHLKSMQSNIAPLTGLKDAIDRSQTALSLATLPDD from the exons ATGCCTGCGAAGCGAAAGCATTCGGGCAATGCGCTCGACCAAGACAACGACAGTCGGCGTAAGAGGTCTTACGCCTATCTAAAGCCCCAAGTACGGCATATATCAGAGAGAACGATCAAGTCCAAATGGTCGACGCTCCCAGAACCAATGCAGGACAAGATCCGTGATATGCTACAAGCCCTCGAACGTCCTGTCATCGTCCGGCAACAGAATGAGCGGAAACGCTACGAGGCACAGGCAGCTGTTCAGGCTGTTGTGAAGAA TCTTGGAAAGCGACTGCCTCGAATGCCTTTTCCTCCGATGACGAAAGACTCAGTATTCGAGTACGAAGCGGCGCTTAAGGAACAT AGCGCGCTAGAAGCTTCTCTGTCTACAATGAATGACAGCATCGTTCTGTTGAACAATGAGATTGCAAAGGAGGAGGCGTTTCTTGCCAAGGAAACGAAGCAgttgcaggagatggagaaaaaTGCTAAGCGCGCAGAGGCAGAGCGGAGGAGGCTGATGAAAAAT GAACATCCCGCTCTGCGACAGCTCCGAGATGTTCGCGAACAACAAATTGAGGCTCCGTCTGGATTCAATTTGTCCCATGCGAAGGGGTCCCAGCTAGACTTCAGTGAA CTCGAGGCCGACCCAGAGGCCTCCAGTCTCCTAAAGCAGTTGAACAACCACCTGAAATCAATGCAGAGCAATATTGCACCTCTTACTGGACTTAAGGACGCTATTGACCGGTCTCAGACAGCTCTAAGTCTTGCAACCTTGCCCGATGACTGA
- the acuM gene encoding gluconeogenesis transcription factor acuM (transcript_id=CADANIAT00010534) — protein MTEKNTTQPGSAPDQYAGNGTAENTGPSKTLDGNKVGRVDSNAKENAQKSPASKTESTPAGTRTSPKKRRKVNHACVYCRRSHMTCDSERPCTRCIKRNIGHLCHDEPREPSKRSRSEHEQSAADEEGSSNNEYSKVHAMPRKVDIQDAAGQQILADGSLGLTPSSMNAVQPGPMSSSTSQNMSVTSQQQLLGYNDWVGGQNQFQDMHTFHPSYMFNAPEVTNEYNLLGDFLSNSLLDDGSIFQNEDMQRMYSDPTLINSMAVLGGPSTSLLQQSQTLQPQQSQQNQGDTASGATIGNDKARETYYMTAADPAGSDPPEERMNKLLKAKYDAGLLRPFNYVKGYARLSAYMEKNLQVSSRQKIARQLDKFRPKFRDRMQKLTDIELILVEMWFERSLMEYDRVFASMAIPACCWRRTGEIFRGNKEMAELIGVPIELLRDGKLAIHEIIVEDQLVSYWEKFGAIAFDNTQKAMLTSCTLKNPNATSPTEGIPCCFSFTIRRDNHNIPSLIVGNFLPTQRDTK, from the exons ATGACGGAGAAAAACACTACGCAGCCGGGTTCGGCCCCAGACCAGTACGCCGGCAATGGAACGGCGGAAAACACAGGCCCCAGCAAGACTTTGGATGGCAACAAAGTCGGCAGGGTCGACTCAAACGCGAAAGAGAACGCGCAAAAGTCGCCTGCTTCAAAGACCGAAAGTACACCTGCGGGGACGCGCACCAGCCCGAAGAAACGGCGCAAGGTCAATCATG CATGCGTCTACTGTCGGCGTTCG CATATGACTTGCGATTCG GAGCGACCCTGCACTCGATGTATAAAGCGCAATATCGGACACCTGTGTCATGACGAACCGAGAGAGCCGTCGAAACGATCACGTAGTGAACACGAGCAGTCTGCCGCGGACGAGGAGGGCTCTTCAAACAACGAGTACTCGAAAGTCCACGCCATGCCGCGGAAGGTCGATATTCAAGATGCTGCAGGTCAGCAAATCCTGGCAGACGGGTCCCTTGGCCTTACTCCATCCTCTATGAATGCCGTGCAACCAGGGCCCATGTCCTCTTCTACGAGCCAAAACATGAGTGTCacgtctcagcagcaac TTCTCGGATACAATGACTGGGTCGGCGGTCAAAATCAGTTTCAAGACATGCATACATTCCATCCTTCTTATATGTTCAACGCGCCGGAGGTTACGAACGAATACAATCTTCTGGGAGacttcctcagcaacagTCTGTTGGACGATGGCAGTATTTTTCAGAACGAAGATATGCAGAGAATGTATTCGGACCCGACGTTGATAAATTCCATGGCCGTACTCGGAGGCCCCAGTACATCACTGCTCCAGCAATCACAAACTCTACAACCACAGCAGAGTCAGCAAAATCAAGGTGACACTGCTTCGGGCGCTACGATTGGAAATGataaagcaagggaaacgtATTATATGACGGCGGCAGACCCCGCTGGGTCAGATCCACCGGAAGAGCGCATGAACAAACTCCTTAAAGCGAAATATGACGCCGGTCTTCTGCGACCTTTCAACTACGTTAAGGGTTATGCAAGGCTTAGCGCATACATGGAGAAGAATCTACAAGTATCGTCGCGACAAAAGATCGCTCGACAACTGGACAAATTCCGACCCAAGTTCCGAGACAGGATGCAAAAGCTGACGGATATTGAACTCATACTGGTGGAGATGTGGTTTGAGCGAAGTTTGATGGAGTATGACCGTGTCTTTGCCAGTATGGCGATAcctgcttgctgctggaggcggacGGGTGAAATTTTCCGCGGTAACAAAGAGATGGCTGAATTAATCGGCGTTCCAATCGAGCTTCTCAGAGAC GGTAAGCTGGCTATCCATGAGATTATCGTGGAAGACCAGCTCGTGAGCTACTGGGAGAAATTCGGTGCCATCGCCTTCGATAACACCCAGAAAGCAATGCTCACGAGCTGTACCTTAAAGAACCCGAATGCCACCTCGCCGACGGAAGGGATACCGTGCTGCTTTTCATTCACTATCCGAAGAGATAATCATAACAT TCCGTCTCTTATTGTTGGAAATTTCCTACCAACGCAACGGGATACCAAATAG